ACCCCCTGTCGGTGGACCGCGCAGCTAGCACCCGCAGCTACCTGGCAGCGCGCGGCGTGGACGGGCGCCGCATTGCTGTCGATGGCGTGGGCGAGCGCTACCCGATCGCCAGCAACGACACCATCGAAGGGCGCTCCCGCAACCGGCGGGTGGAAATTTTTGTGGGTGAGCGCCCCCGCTAAGAACCGCTTCTGATGCAGCGGCGCTGCGCTCAGTGGCTAGAGCGCAGCAGGTTGGCCAGCTCCACGGCCGACTTGACCTGCATCTTGTCAAACACGCGTGAGCGGTGCACTTCCACCGTGCGCACGCTGATGTCGAGCTGATCAGCGATCAGCTTGTTGGGCAGCCCTGCCACCACCAAGTCCATCACGTCGCGCTCGCGCTCTGTCAGGTCTTTGAGGCGCACCTGCAGGTCACTGCGCTCACGCAGCTGGGCCAGCCGCTCGCCCGACTGGGCCAGGGCCTGCTCAATGCGGTCCACCAGCGCGTTGTCGGAAAACGGCTTCTCACAAAAATCGAAGGCCCCGCGCTTGACGGCGTCCACCGCCGTGGGCACATCGGCGTGGCCGGTGAGGAAGATGACGGGCATGGTCTGCAGGTCGCCCCGCGCGGCCAGCAGGTCAAACAGCGCCAGACCACTGAGGCCAGGCATGCGCACGTCCAGCAGCAGGCAGCAGGGCTGGCGCTGGGGCGCACGGGTTTGCAGCATGGCGTCGAACGCCTCGGCGCTTTCAAACGATTCACTGGGCAGGCGGCGCGAGCGCAGCAGCCAGGCCAGCGCTTCACGCACCCCGGCGTCGTCGTCCACGATGTACACAGTCGCGTTGGATACGGGTTCCATCAGGGTCAGGTTTTGGAAGGTTGGTAAGCGGGCAGGGTGAAAGTGAATACCGTACCACGCGGCTCATGGGGGGCAAAGCCAAGGTATCCCCCGTGTTGCTCGACCACTGTGCGGCACAGGCTCAGGCCCAGGCCCATGCCCTCGGCGCGGGTGGTGAAGAAAGGGGTGAACAGCTTTTCGCCCACCTCTTTCGGGATACCGCTGCCGCCATCGGTCACCGAAAACTCCAGCCAGCCGCTGTGCATGTTCGATGCCGCGCGCTTGACGCGAATGTCCAGCACGCGGGTGTGGATGGCCGGGTCGTCCATGGCCTGCATGGCATTGCGGGCCAGGTTGAGCAGCACCTGCTCCACCATGGTGCGGTCGCAAAAGGCCGCTGGCAGGCCCGGCTCGACCAGGGTGTACACACGCACACCCAGCTTGCGGGCCTGCAGGTTCACCAGCGGCAAGATGGCATCCACCAGCTGCTGAGCAGGCACGGCCTCGCGGGCCTGGTCGC
This Acidovorax sp. 106 DNA region includes the following protein-coding sequences:
- a CDS encoding response regulator transcription factor, whose translation is MEPVSNATVYIVDDDAGVREALAWLLRSRRLPSESFESAEAFDAMLQTRAPQRQPCCLLLDVRMPGLSGLALFDLLAARGDLQTMPVIFLTGHADVPTAVDAVKRGAFDFCEKPFSDNALVDRIEQALAQSGERLAQLRERSDLQVRLKDLTERERDVMDLVVAGLPNKLIADQLDISVRTVEVHRSRVFDKMQVKSAVELANLLRSSH